From Cuculus canorus isolate bCucCan1 chromosome 7, bCucCan1.pri, whole genome shotgun sequence, one genomic window encodes:
- the PIK3AP1 gene encoding phosphoinositide 3-kinase adapter protein 1 isoform X2, whose protein sequence is MEKLNSDSGCDSVTDTETEDERNPVYSHTPDMSEEHGPSKSTGYHLVVQPDRIRCGVQTTIYIIMKCKLDGEVKTEVEFSPENAPSVRVLAEVENEYTVAVEAPNLTSGTVPLQIYSGDLMVGETSVTYHTDMEEISSLLANAANPVQFMCQAFKIVPYSIDALDKLLTESLKKNIPASGLHLFGINQLEEEDMTRNQRDEELPTLLHFSARYGLKNLTALLLTCPGALQAYSVANKYGHYPNTIAEKHGFKDLRQFIDEYVETADMLKNHIKEELMQGEEDESVYESMAHLSTDLLMKCSLNPGSDEELYESMAGFVPGASEDLYVEMLQSKPETPIAGGEVSLTTKDSMLRKFLEGNNMDVPDSEEGVYQQYGEDVYYSMEQDIFPKEMASRPPVPVPRPESSSPQPDNELYISKIFAQKAQRPENIYVPRGKLKKETIVRPVRDQSQSSIYDPFAGMKTPGQRQLITLQEQVKMGILTVDEAVLHFKEWQLNQKKRSESFRFQQENLKRLRDSITRRQMEKQKKDGSADLEITVPIRHSHNTLGKPECGIYEYAPRKNVFPPKKELKRGDWKTESTSSTTSSASNRSSTRSILSVSSGMEGDSEDNEVPDTARSRSPVAHQAERLPFPERPPRVPPRGASRPVSCESVYPPPVPPRGR, encoded by the exons ACTCaggctgtgattctgtgacagatacagaaacagaagacGAAAGGAACCCTGTTTACTCCCACACACCTGACATGAGTGAAGAACATGGACCATCCAAGAGCACTGGGTACCATCTTGTGGTGCAGCCTGACCGTATACGGTGTGGG GTTCAGACAACGATTTATATTATCATGAAATGTAAACTAGATGGCGAAGTGAAAACCGAAGTTGAATTTTCTCCAGAGAATGCACCGTCTGTGCGTGTGCTGGCTGAGGTCGAGAATGAGTACACAGTTGCTGTGGAGGCTCCAA atTTAACCTctgggacagtgccactgcaGATATATTCGGGGGACCTGATGGTGGGAGAAACAAGTGTCACGTATCATACTGATATGGAGGAAATCAGCAGTCTGTTGGCTAATGCAGCCAACCCAGTACAGTTCATGTGCCAG GCCTTTAAAATAGTGCCATACAGCATTGATGCACTGGACAAACTGTTAACTGAATCACTCAAGAAGAATATTCCTGCCAGTGGTTTACACTTGTTTGGAATCAACCAGCTAGAAGAAGAAGATATGACAAGAA ATCAGAGGGATGAGGAGTTGCCAACACTGCTTCACTTTTCTGCAAGATATGGGCTGAAGAACCTCACTGCCTTGCTGCTTACATGCCCTGGAGCACTGCAGGCCTATAGTGTAGCCAACAAATATGGCCACTATCCAAACACCATAGCAGAAAAGCACGGCTTTAAGGACCTCCGCCAATTCATTGATGAATATGTG gaAACTGCAGATATGCTGAAGAATCACATTAAGGAAGAGCTGATGCAAGGTGAAGAGGATGAGTCTGTATATGAGTCCATGGCTCATCTGTCCACTGATCTGTTAATGAAATGTTCCTTGAATCCTGGCTCTGATGAAGAACTTTATGAATCCATGGCTGGATTTGTCCCTGGTGCCTCAGAAGATCTTT atgtagAGATGCTTCAGTCCAAACCAGAGACTCCAATTGCTGGAGGTGAAGTTTCTCTCACTACAAAAGACTCAATGCTCCGCAAGTTTTTAGAAG GCAATAACATGGATGTACCAGATTCAGAGGAAGGAGTTTACCAGCAGTACGGTGAAGATGTGTACTACTCAATGGAACaagatatttttccaaaggaaatggCTAGCAGACCTCCAGTTCCTGTTCCAAGACCAGAATCCAGCTCTCCACAGCCAGATAATGAGCTGTACATATCCAAAA tttttgCACAGAAAGCTCAAAGACCTGAGAATATCTATGTCCCTAGAGGAAAGCTTAAAAAAG AGACAATAGTCAGGCCTGTAAGGGACCAATCTCAATCAAGCATATATGATCCATTTGCTGGAATGAAAACGCCAGGTCAACGGCAACTCATTACCTTACAGGAGCAAGTGAAAATGGGCATACTCACCGTTGATGAAGCGGTACTTCATTTTAAGGAGTGGCAACTGAACCAGAAAAAGAGATCAGAATCATTCCGGTTCCAGCAG gaaaattTGAAACGGCTACGGGACAGCATAACCAGGAGGCAAAtggagaagcaaaaaaaagatggaagtgCAG atttGGAAATTACAGTACCCATTCGACATTCTCATAATACTTTAGGGAAACCAGAATGTGGAATATATGAATACGCCcccaggaaaaatgttttcccaccAAAGAAGGAGTTAAAGAGGGgagactggaaaacagaaagcacatCCAGCACAACAA GTAGTGCAAGTAACCGCTCAAGCACTCGGAGCATATTGAGTGTCAGCAGTGGGATGGAAGGGGACAGTGAG GACAATGAAGTTCCAGACACAGCTAGAAGCCGCAGCCCAGTTGCTCACCAAGCAGAGAGGCTGCCTTTCCCAGAAAGACCTCCCAGAGTGCCTCCTCGAGGTGCAAGCAG GCCTGTAAGCTGTGAAAGCGTTTATCCTCCACCTGTGCCCCCAAGAGGTCGCTGA
- the PIK3AP1 gene encoding phosphoinositide 3-kinase adapter protein 1 isoform X3, which translates to MDHPRALGTILWCSLTVYGVGYCMSAPWATFLLWVQTTIYIIMKCKLDGEVKTEVEFSPENAPSVRVLAEVENEYTVAVEAPNLTSGTVPLQIYSGDLMVGETSVTYHTDMEEISSLLANAANPVQFMCQAFKIVPYSIDALDKLLTESLKKNIPASGLHLFGINQLEEEDMTRNQRDEELPTLLHFSARYGLKNLTALLLTCPGALQAYSVANKYGHYPNTIAEKHGFKDLRQFIDEYVETADMLKNHIKEELMQGEEDESVYESMAHLSTDLLMKCSLNPGSDEELYESMAGFVPGASEDLYVEMLQSKPETPIAGGEVSLTTKDSMLRKFLEGNNMDVPDSEEGVYQQYGEDVYYSMEQDIFPKEMASRPPVPVPRPESSSPQPDNELYISKIFAQKAQRPENIYVPRGKLKKETIVRPVRDQSQSSIYDPFAGMKTPGQRQLITLQEQVKMGILTVDEAVLHFKEWQLNQKKRSESFRFQQENLKRLRDSITRRQMEKQKKDGSADLEITVPIRHSHNTLGKPECGIYEYAPRKNVFPPKKELKRGDWKTESTSSTTSSASNRSSTRSILSVSSGMEGDSEDNEVPDTARSRSPVAHQAERLPFPERPPRVPPRGASRPVSCESVYPPPVPPRGR; encoded by the exons ATGGACCATCCAAGAGCACTGGGTACCATCTTGTGGTGCAGCCTGACCGTATACGGTGTGGGGTACTGTATGTCTGCTCCTTGGGCTACGTTCTTACTGTGG GTTCAGACAACGATTTATATTATCATGAAATGTAAACTAGATGGCGAAGTGAAAACCGAAGTTGAATTTTCTCCAGAGAATGCACCGTCTGTGCGTGTGCTGGCTGAGGTCGAGAATGAGTACACAGTTGCTGTGGAGGCTCCAA atTTAACCTctgggacagtgccactgcaGATATATTCGGGGGACCTGATGGTGGGAGAAACAAGTGTCACGTATCATACTGATATGGAGGAAATCAGCAGTCTGTTGGCTAATGCAGCCAACCCAGTACAGTTCATGTGCCAG GCCTTTAAAATAGTGCCATACAGCATTGATGCACTGGACAAACTGTTAACTGAATCACTCAAGAAGAATATTCCTGCCAGTGGTTTACACTTGTTTGGAATCAACCAGCTAGAAGAAGAAGATATGACAAGAA ATCAGAGGGATGAGGAGTTGCCAACACTGCTTCACTTTTCTGCAAGATATGGGCTGAAGAACCTCACTGCCTTGCTGCTTACATGCCCTGGAGCACTGCAGGCCTATAGTGTAGCCAACAAATATGGCCACTATCCAAACACCATAGCAGAAAAGCACGGCTTTAAGGACCTCCGCCAATTCATTGATGAATATGTG gaAACTGCAGATATGCTGAAGAATCACATTAAGGAAGAGCTGATGCAAGGTGAAGAGGATGAGTCTGTATATGAGTCCATGGCTCATCTGTCCACTGATCTGTTAATGAAATGTTCCTTGAATCCTGGCTCTGATGAAGAACTTTATGAATCCATGGCTGGATTTGTCCCTGGTGCCTCAGAAGATCTTT atgtagAGATGCTTCAGTCCAAACCAGAGACTCCAATTGCTGGAGGTGAAGTTTCTCTCACTACAAAAGACTCAATGCTCCGCAAGTTTTTAGAAG GCAATAACATGGATGTACCAGATTCAGAGGAAGGAGTTTACCAGCAGTACGGTGAAGATGTGTACTACTCAATGGAACaagatatttttccaaaggaaatggCTAGCAGACCTCCAGTTCCTGTTCCAAGACCAGAATCCAGCTCTCCACAGCCAGATAATGAGCTGTACATATCCAAAA tttttgCACAGAAAGCTCAAAGACCTGAGAATATCTATGTCCCTAGAGGAAAGCTTAAAAAAG AGACAATAGTCAGGCCTGTAAGGGACCAATCTCAATCAAGCATATATGATCCATTTGCTGGAATGAAAACGCCAGGTCAACGGCAACTCATTACCTTACAGGAGCAAGTGAAAATGGGCATACTCACCGTTGATGAAGCGGTACTTCATTTTAAGGAGTGGCAACTGAACCAGAAAAAGAGATCAGAATCATTCCGGTTCCAGCAG gaaaattTGAAACGGCTACGGGACAGCATAACCAGGAGGCAAAtggagaagcaaaaaaaagatggaagtgCAG atttGGAAATTACAGTACCCATTCGACATTCTCATAATACTTTAGGGAAACCAGAATGTGGAATATATGAATACGCCcccaggaaaaatgttttcccaccAAAGAAGGAGTTAAAGAGGGgagactggaaaacagaaagcacatCCAGCACAACAA GTAGTGCAAGTAACCGCTCAAGCACTCGGAGCATATTGAGTGTCAGCAGTGGGATGGAAGGGGACAGTGAG GACAATGAAGTTCCAGACACAGCTAGAAGCCGCAGCCCAGTTGCTCACCAAGCAGAGAGGCTGCCTTTCCCAGAAAGACCTCCCAGAGTGCCTCCTCGAGGTGCAAGCAG GCCTGTAAGCTGTGAAAGCGTTTATCCTCCACCTGTGCCCCCAAGAGGTCGCTGA